Proteins found in one Maridesulfovibrio sp. genomic segment:
- the coaE gene encoding dephospho-CoA kinase (Dephospho-CoA kinase (CoaE) performs the final step in coenzyme A biosynthesis.), which translates to MSNNEDFQENENQLFWTKSAGFSDRNNRLDKFWGALLEEEGISRGKIKDWIKAGFAEINGEVCKKPNRKLMGNEELTLKGEAELTSLLPEALPLEIIFNDGEIAIVNKPDGLTTHPAPSCLTGTLVHRLIHHFPEIRNMDEWRPGIVHRLDKYTSGLIAVALNEHNRLTMSAAFADREVNKEYLAIVHGVPERGFGEIDVPMGRHPVHKTKMAVVLKGGRHARSAYETLWSDPSKRASLVKVKIFTGRTHQIRVHMAHIGHPLVGDQVYGSQQHAVWEQEQPRLAKLAKRQMLHAYSLAFTHPKSGEELSFSQTPPADFISMLKELNKSVQRVGLIGMPCGGKSAVLKIMAKMGIPTFSADISVARSYEKEGTGWEMIRQRFGNKFIDPETGDIDKKSLFTAMRENQDLRREVMNIIHPIVQHDVQEFFKLHCDEPLAIAEVPLLLEAGWHTQKQVDAVIGVRCPEEKRTGQLREKRGISPEILAVFDSWQWDEKSKLDCCTAVIENDGDMSKLESETVRVLDVLATLRKSRENAFEDYLQKQFTRDEN; encoded by the coding sequence ATGTCTAATAACGAAGATTTTCAAGAAAATGAGAACCAGCTTTTTTGGACAAAATCAGCTGGATTTTCAGATCGCAACAACCGCTTGGACAAATTCTGGGGCGCCTTGCTGGAAGAGGAAGGTATTTCTCGCGGTAAGATTAAGGATTGGATCAAGGCTGGTTTTGCGGAAATCAACGGTGAAGTGTGCAAAAAACCGAACCGCAAACTCATGGGGAATGAAGAGCTTACTCTCAAAGGGGAAGCTGAATTAACTTCTCTGCTTCCCGAAGCCCTGCCGCTGGAAATCATATTTAATGATGGAGAGATCGCAATTGTCAATAAACCGGACGGACTGACCACCCATCCTGCCCCGAGCTGCCTTACCGGCACACTGGTTCACCGCCTCATCCATCACTTTCCGGAAATTCGCAACATGGATGAATGGCGACCGGGAATTGTACACAGGCTGGATAAATACACCTCCGGCCTCATTGCGGTAGCACTTAATGAGCATAATCGTCTGACGATGTCCGCGGCATTTGCAGACCGCGAGGTGAACAAAGAATATCTGGCAATTGTGCACGGCGTTCCGGAACGCGGTTTCGGTGAAATTGATGTACCCATGGGAAGACATCCGGTGCATAAGACCAAGATGGCCGTCGTTCTCAAGGGAGGACGCCACGCACGCTCTGCTTATGAAACTCTCTGGAGCGATCCTTCAAAGCGTGCAAGCCTCGTCAAAGTAAAGATTTTTACCGGACGCACCCATCAGATAAGAGTCCATATGGCTCACATCGGACACCCTCTTGTAGGCGATCAGGTTTACGGTTCCCAGCAGCACGCCGTCTGGGAACAGGAGCAGCCCAGACTCGCAAAGCTGGCAAAGCGACAAATGCTGCACGCTTACTCATTAGCCTTCACGCATCCCAAATCAGGTGAAGAACTCAGCTTCTCCCAAACCCCGCCGGCAGATTTTATTTCCATGCTCAAGGAGCTTAATAAGTCTGTACAAAGGGTCGGACTGATAGGCATGCCCTGCGGCGGAAAATCTGCGGTACTCAAAATCATGGCAAAAATGGGGATTCCCACCTTCAGCGCTGATATATCCGTAGCCCGCTCGTATGAAAAAGAAGGCACAGGATGGGAAATGATCCGTCAGAGATTCGGCAACAAATTTATAGATCCTGAAACAGGAGACATCGATAAAAAATCTCTTTTTACCGCCATGCGTGAAAACCAAGACCTGCGGCGCGAAGTCATGAACATCATTCATCCCATAGTGCAGCATGATGTACAGGAATTCTTCAAACTACATTGCGACGAGCCTCTGGCCATAGCGGAAGTCCCTCTACTGCTTGAAGCCGGATGGCACACTCAAAAACAGGTAGATGCTGTAATTGGAGTGCGTTGTCCTGAAGAGAAGAGAACCGGTCAATTACGTGAAAAACGCGGAATCAGCCCCGAGATTCTGGCTGTCTTTGATTCGTGGCAATGGGACGAGAAATCCAAGCTGGACTGCTGCACAGCCGTTATTGAAAATGACGGAGATATGTCTAAGCTTGAATCAGAAACAGTACGTGTTCTCGATGTTCTGGCTACATTGCGCAAGAGCAGGGAAAATGCATTCGAGGACTACCTTCAGAAACAATTCACCCGCGATGAAAACTAG
- the upp gene encoding uracil phosphoribosyltransferase: protein MAVHVVDHPLVRHKLGILRENGISTSRFRALAQEISRLLTYEATKDLATEPKTIEGWAGAVEVEEIKGKKITVVPILRAGLGMMDGVLDMVPGARVSVVGFYRNEETLQPVEYYVKLASNIDERIALILDPMLATGGTLLATIELLKKAGCTNIKGLFLVAAPEGIEKIVNEHPDVDIYTAAIDEKLNDVGYILPGLGDAGDKIFGTK, encoded by the coding sequence GTGGCGGTACATGTGGTAGACCATCCTTTGGTAAGACACAAGCTCGGCATTCTCCGTGAAAACGGCATCAGCACCAGTCGTTTTCGCGCTCTGGCTCAGGAAATTTCCAGGCTGCTCACTTATGAAGCAACCAAAGACCTCGCAACCGAACCTAAAACCATTGAAGGTTGGGCCGGTGCTGTTGAGGTTGAGGAAATCAAGGGTAAAAAAATAACCGTAGTTCCTATTCTCAGGGCCGGCCTCGGTATGATGGACGGTGTTCTGGACATGGTTCCGGGAGCCCGGGTCAGCGTTGTCGGCTTTTACCGTAACGAAGAAACTTTGCAGCCTGTCGAGTATTACGTCAAGCTTGCAAGTAATATTGATGAACGCATTGCGTTGATTCTTGACCCCATGCTCGCTACCGGCGGAACCCTTTTGGCTACTATCGAACTTCTCAAGAAGGCCGGTTGTACTAATATTAAAGGTTTGTTCCTCGTTGCAGCCCCTGAAGGGATTGAGAAAATCGTCAATGAACACCCTGATGTGGACATCTACACAGCGGCTATCGACGAAAAACTTAATGATGTTGGATATATTCTTCCCGGTCTCGGAGACGCGGGCGATAAAATATTCGGCACCAAGTAA
- a CDS encoding uracil-xanthine permease family protein, with product MSISSTDYNFRAKDFILGAQMLFVAFGALVLVPLLTGLDPNVALFTAGAGTLLFQVITKGKIPVFLASSFAFIAPIIYGVQTWGIPSTLCGLAAAGLFYVFLSFLIRWRGSDVLRKVLPPVVTGPVIMVIGLILAPVAVFMAVGKTGDGSAVLVPEKTALIISMVSLAVTVAVSLLGKGWLKLIPIICGIAAGYTVSLFLGLVHFEAVAAAPWISVPNFTFPEWNLEAIMFIVPVAIAPAIEHFGDVLAISSVANKDYVKDPGIQNTMLGDGLATSLAAFLGGPPNTTYSEVTGAVALIKVFNPAIMTWAAIVAMALAFCGKVGAFLATIPVPVMGGIMVLLFGAIMVVGMNTLVRAGEDLMEARNLAIVALIVIFGVGGMSLPTPFGDEFRLGGIGLAGVLGVFLNLVLPQPKKEE from the coding sequence ATGAGCATATCCAGTACTGACTACAACTTCAGGGCAAAAGATTTTATCCTCGGAGCCCAGATGCTTTTCGTCGCATTTGGCGCACTTGTTCTTGTCCCACTTCTTACCGGTCTTGATCCTAACGTGGCTCTTTTCACCGCCGGTGCCGGTACACTCTTATTCCAGGTTATTACCAAGGGTAAAATTCCTGTATTCTTAGCGTCTTCTTTCGCATTCATTGCCCCCATTATCTACGGAGTGCAGACCTGGGGCATCCCGTCTACACTTTGCGGGCTTGCGGCGGCAGGTCTTTTTTATGTTTTCCTGAGTTTTCTTATCCGCTGGCGCGGCAGTGATGTTCTGAGAAAGGTTCTGCCCCCGGTTGTAACCGGTCCGGTTATCATGGTTATCGGTCTCATTCTTGCCCCGGTAGCGGTGTTCATGGCTGTGGGTAAAACCGGTGACGGTTCTGCTGTTTTGGTACCCGAGAAAACCGCGCTGATTATTTCCATGGTCTCTCTTGCGGTAACTGTGGCGGTTTCGCTGCTTGGTAAGGGCTGGCTCAAGCTTATTCCCATTATCTGTGGTATTGCTGCCGGTTACACCGTTTCCCTGTTTCTCGGACTGGTTCATTTTGAAGCAGTTGCGGCCGCACCGTGGATTTCGGTACCTAATTTCACTTTTCCCGAATGGAATCTTGAAGCGATTATGTTCATTGTCCCGGTAGCCATCGCTCCGGCAATTGAACATTTCGGCGACGTTCTTGCTATCAGCTCCGTTGCGAATAAGGATTACGTAAAGGATCCCGGTATTCAGAATACCATGCTTGGTGACGGTCTGGCCACTTCGCTTGCTGCTTTTCTCGGTGGACCTCCGAATACCACTTACTCTGAAGTTACCGGCGCAGTTGCTCTGATCAAGGTTTTCAACCCGGCCATTATGACTTGGGCTGCGATTGTTGCCATGGCTCTTGCTTTCTGCGGTAAAGTAGGAGCATTTCTTGCCACAATCCCGGTCCCGGTAATGGGCGGCATCATGGTTCTGCTTTTCGGTGCCATTATGGTAGTGGGTATGAATACCCTCGTTCGTGCAGGTGAAGATCTTATGGAAGCACGTAACCTCGCTATCGTAGCTCTGATTGTAATTTTCGGTGTCGGCGGTATGTCGCTGCCCACTCCGTTCGGTGATGAGTTCAGGCTTGGCGGAATCGGCCTTGCCGGTGTACTTGGTGTCTTTCTGAACCTTGTGCTGCCTCAGCCGAAAAAAGAAGAATAG
- the mnmA gene encoding tRNA 2-thiouridine(34) synthase MnmA has translation MDAGLKFPELNVQTAGRKVAVAVSGGADSLLSLVLLKESGADIAAVHGCFLGMEKAEAAVAGLEKRCSELNVPLHVFDLTAEFDRLVVEPFVQEYLKGNTPNPCALCNPEIKFGVLYSAMRELGSELLGTGHYVRIAEDSRYGKVLARGADQGKDQSYFLSLVPRESLLNAVFPLGGHSKDQTYAELEKRGVEIPLPSESQEICFVPDDDYRQFLVDRNVKLPGPGEAVLTNGSKVGLHKGLWRYTQGQRRGLGIAWKAPLYVLDKDMKGNRLIVGPREELESEGCVADSFNFLVDFGDWPETVFIQTRYRQRSKPAKAVLDGSRMKFDFIETHSRPTPGQIVAVYTEEGAVLGGGIIRE, from the coding sequence ATGGACGCGGGACTTAAATTTCCTGAACTGAATGTTCAGACGGCAGGGCGTAAAGTTGCCGTAGCGGTCAGCGGCGGGGCGGATAGTCTGCTATCGCTTGTGCTGCTAAAAGAAAGCGGGGCGGATATCGCGGCGGTCCACGGTTGTTTTCTTGGAATGGAAAAAGCCGAAGCAGCTGTCGCCGGACTGGAAAAAAGATGCTCTGAGCTTAATGTTCCGCTGCATGTTTTTGACCTTACTGCTGAGTTCGATCGCTTGGTGGTGGAGCCATTTGTACAGGAATATCTTAAGGGCAACACCCCAAATCCCTGCGCTCTCTGCAATCCTGAAATCAAGTTCGGTGTGCTTTACAGCGCCATGCGCGAACTGGGATCGGAATTACTCGGAACCGGCCATTACGTGCGCATTGCCGAAGACTCGCGGTATGGAAAGGTTCTGGCCAGAGGCGCCGATCAAGGTAAAGATCAAAGCTATTTTCTTTCTCTCGTTCCCCGTGAATCCTTATTGAACGCAGTTTTTCCCCTTGGTGGCCACAGCAAGGATCAGACCTATGCCGAGCTGGAAAAAAGGGGCGTGGAAATTCCTTTACCTTCGGAAAGTCAGGAGATTTGTTTTGTTCCTGATGATGATTACCGCCAGTTTCTGGTTGACCGTAATGTTAAGCTGCCTGGTCCCGGTGAGGCTGTGCTGACAAATGGGAGTAAGGTCGGTCTTCACAAGGGCCTGTGGCGTTATACCCAGGGACAGCGGCGCGGGCTCGGTATTGCGTGGAAGGCCCCGTTGTATGTTTTAGATAAGGATATGAAAGGCAATCGGCTTATCGTCGGTCCTCGCGAGGAGCTTGAGTCCGAGGGTTGCGTTGCCGACAGTTTTAATTTTCTCGTCGATTTCGGGGACTGGCCGGAAACGGTTTTTATCCAGACCCGCTATCGGCAGCGGTCAAAGCCGGCTAAGGCCGTTCTGGACGGCAGCCGAATGAAATTTGATTTTATCGAGACGCATTCTCGGCCCACCCCGGGGCAAATTGTGGCTGTATACACAGAAGAGGGAGCCGTGCTAGGCGGTGGGATTATCCGGGAGTAA
- the pssA gene encoding CDP-diacylglycerol--serine O-phosphatidyltransferase, producing MAKEKKLPKHKGVYILPNLLTVSSLFCGFLAMNWVVEGAYEMSAIAILVSCLFDGLDGKVARLTGTSSEFGVQLDSLADMVAFGVTPAFMIYHWQLHQFGRLGMLAAFLLMACGSLRLARFNVQAGTTSKAHFIGLPIPAAGCTLSSLILFAPYLPESIAHSVLPVFTLVLVYCLAFLMVSTVRYNSFKEMGMFKAHPFSSMVTVIALFTMVASQPKFLGFVIFAGYIISGPIYTIFILSRRSNKLLGKSSKELS from the coding sequence ATGGCAAAGGAAAAGAAATTACCGAAGCACAAGGGCGTATACATTCTGCCCAACCTTCTCACCGTGTCGAGTCTGTTTTGCGGATTCCTCGCGATGAATTGGGTTGTGGAAGGTGCATACGAGATGAGTGCTATAGCCATTCTGGTGAGCTGTCTTTTTGACGGGCTCGACGGAAAAGTGGCTCGGTTGACCGGAACCAGCAGTGAATTCGGCGTTCAGCTCGATTCCTTGGCTGATATGGTCGCCTTCGGTGTTACTCCTGCGTTCATGATTTATCACTGGCAACTGCACCAGTTTGGAAGATTGGGCATGCTGGCGGCTTTTCTGTTAATGGCCTGCGGCTCGCTCAGGCTTGCCCGTTTCAATGTGCAGGCAGGAACCACCTCTAAAGCTCATTTCATCGGTCTGCCCATCCCTGCGGCAGGTTGTACTCTTTCCAGCTTGATCCTGTTTGCCCCTTACCTCCCTGAAAGTATTGCACATAGTGTACTCCCCGTGTTCACTCTGGTGCTTGTATATTGCCTCGCATTTCTGATGGTGAGTACTGTTCGTTACAATTCTTTTAAAGAAATGGGAATGTTCAAAGCTCATCCTTTCAGTTCCATGGTTACTGTTATTGCGCTTTTTACCATGGTTGCCTCTCAGCCCAAATTTTTGGGTTTCGTGATTTTTGCCGGATACATTATTTCCGGTCCTATTTATACCATTTTCATTCTATCCCGCAGAAGCAATAAGCTACTAGGAAAGTCCTCCAAAGAATTGTCTTAA
- a CDS encoding 2-isopropylmalate synthase, with protein sequence MSDKVYIFDTTLRDGEQSPGATMNMGEKITMARQLDKLGVDIIEAGFPAASQGDFEAVTEIAKSVGDIQVAGLCRALIPDIDRAFEAVKHAKNPRIHTFVATSDIHMKHKFNKEPEEIIEMARKAVRHAVSLTPNVEFSAEDASRSRWDFLAQVVEVAIAEGATTINIPDTVGYAQPEEFGNLIKYLIKEVPNSDKAIFSVHCHNDLGLACANTLAAIKAGARQAEVTLSGIGERAGNAALEEVIMALHTRKDYYDVETSVITEELFPSCRRLANTIGQPISPYKAIVGANAFAHESGIHQDGMLKNRQTYEIMTPESIGKKGTSIVIGKHSGRNALGSKLSEMGYELDEEQIARVFAAIKTLADKKEEIFDEDVEALVLEEAYRIHDLFRVKELSVFSGTAGVSPHAAIVLEDFSKDSENPIRMQEVGFGDGPINAVFSTINKMVGREPKLELYSVNAVTGGTDAQGAVTVHITDNGVKSIGRGSDEDIIVASAKAYVNAINRVERMKQEKNNA encoded by the coding sequence ATGTCTGATAAAGTTTATATTTTCGATACTACTTTGCGTGATGGCGAACAGTCACCCGGTGCAACCATGAACATGGGTGAAAAAATCACCATGGCAAGACAGTTGGATAAACTCGGCGTTGACATCATCGAAGCCGGATTTCCCGCTGCAAGTCAGGGTGACTTTGAAGCTGTGACTGAGATCGCTAAATCTGTGGGTGACATTCAGGTTGCAGGACTTTGCCGGGCCTTGATACCGGATATCGATCGTGCCTTTGAAGCAGTCAAACATGCCAAGAATCCACGTATCCATACCTTTGTAGCTACTTCCGATATCCATATGAAACACAAGTTCAATAAGGAACCGGAAGAGATTATTGAAATGGCCCGCAAGGCTGTGCGCCACGCTGTCTCGTTAACTCCTAATGTCGAATTTTCCGCTGAAGACGCATCCCGGTCCCGCTGGGATTTTCTCGCACAGGTTGTCGAAGTAGCTATCGCTGAAGGGGCGACCACCATCAACATTCCCGATACAGTCGGATACGCTCAGCCGGAAGAATTCGGTAACTTGATCAAATACTTGATTAAAGAAGTCCCCAATAGTGATAAAGCAATTTTCAGCGTACATTGCCATAATGACCTCGGACTGGCTTGCGCCAACACTCTGGCTGCCATTAAAGCCGGTGCGCGTCAGGCTGAAGTAACACTTTCCGGTATTGGAGAGCGTGCCGGTAACGCCGCCCTGGAAGAAGTGATCATGGCCCTGCATACTCGCAAGGATTATTATGATGTTGAAACTTCCGTCATAACTGAAGAGTTGTTTCCTTCATGTCGCCGTCTGGCAAACACCATCGGGCAGCCTATTTCGCCATACAAGGCAATCGTAGGGGCCAACGCATTTGCCCATGAGTCCGGCATCCATCAGGACGGCATGCTCAAGAACCGCCAGACTTACGAGATTATGACTCCGGAATCTATCGGCAAGAAAGGAACCTCTATTGTTATCGGTAAACATTCCGGCCGTAACGCACTGGGCTCAAAGCTCAGCGAAATGGGATATGAGTTGGATGAAGAGCAGATTGCACGGGTTTTTGCCGCTATAAAAACTCTGGCTGATAAAAAAGAAGAAATTTTTGATGAGGACGTTGAAGCTCTGGTTCTTGAAGAGGCTTACCGTATTCATGACTTGTTCCGGGTAAAAGAACTTTCCGTTTTTTCCGGGACAGCCGGTGTTTCCCCGCATGCAGCTATCGTACTGGAAGATTTCAGTAAGGATAGCGAGAATCCAATAAGAATGCAGGAAGTGGGTTTCGGCGATGGTCCTATCAACGCGGTCTTTTCAACCATTAATAAAATGGTCGGCAGAGAACCTAAATTGGAACTTTATTCCGTAAACGCAGTTACCGGCGGTACTGACGCGCAGGGTGCGGTTACGGTTCATATTACCGATAACGGTGTAAAATCAATTGGGCGCGGTTCTGACGAAGACATTATCGTCGCCAGTGCCAAAGCCTATGTTAACGCTATTAACAGGGTTGAACGCATGAAACAGGAGAAAAATAATGCCTAA
- the leuC gene encoding 3-isopropylmalate dehydratase large subunit, producing MPKTLAEKILQAHTEETVKEPGQIVRCNVSMVLANDITAPLAIKSFKAMGADQVFDKDKVALVCDHFTPNKDIDSAEQVKVVRDFAHEKNITHYYEGGEVGVEHALLPELGLVGPSDIVIGADSHTCTYGGLGAFATGMGSTDIAGGMALGETWFKVPPTIKVEIDGTPGKFIGAKDYILNLIGTIGVSGALYKALEFSGSVVDDLSIEGRMTIANMAIEAGGKVGLFPVDAKTLEYCKAAGRTGDVELRADEGANYERVVKIDVTGMKPQIACPHLPDNVKPVDEVKDMKIHQAVIGSCTNGRIEDLRIAASVLKGHKADKNVRLIVLPATPSIWKQALREGLIEIFMESGAIVGPATCGPCLGGHMGILAGGERAIATTNRNFKGRMGSLQSEVFLSSPAVAAASAITGIITDPEAL from the coding sequence ATGCCTAAAACTTTAGCTGAGAAAATTTTACAGGCTCATACCGAAGAAACTGTGAAAGAGCCGGGCCAGATTGTCCGCTGCAATGTTTCAATGGTACTGGCCAACGACATTACCGCCCCTCTCGCCATTAAATCTTTTAAGGCAATGGGCGCGGATCAGGTTTTTGATAAGGATAAAGTAGCCCTTGTCTGTGACCATTTTACCCCCAACAAGGACATTGATTCCGCTGAGCAGGTCAAGGTTGTACGTGATTTCGCTCATGAAAAAAATATCACCCACTATTATGAAGGTGGCGAAGTAGGCGTAGAGCACGCTCTTCTGCCGGAGCTTGGTTTGGTCGGTCCTTCCGATATCGTTATCGGAGCTGATTCGCATACCTGTACTTATGGCGGTCTTGGAGCATTCGCAACCGGAATGGGGTCCACAGATATCGCAGGCGGTATGGCACTGGGCGAAACATGGTTTAAAGTTCCTCCGACCATCAAAGTTGAAATCGACGGTACCCCCGGTAAATTTATCGGTGCTAAAGATTACATCCTTAATCTTATCGGCACCATCGGCGTTTCCGGAGCACTTTATAAGGCTCTCGAATTCAGTGGTTCCGTTGTAGATGATCTTTCTATTGAAGGCCGCATGACTATTGCCAATATGGCTATCGAAGCTGGCGGTAAAGTCGGTCTGTTCCCTGTCGATGCCAAGACCCTCGAATACTGCAAGGCCGCTGGACGTACCGGTGATGTAGAATTACGTGCCGATGAAGGCGCTAATTACGAGCGTGTAGTCAAGATTGATGTGACCGGCATGAAACCGCAGATTGCCTGCCCGCACCTCCCTGACAATGTTAAGCCTGTTGATGAAGTGAAAGATATGAAGATTCATCAGGCGGTCATCGGTTCCTGTACCAATGGACGTATAGAAGATCTGCGTATTGCAGCTTCCGTTCTCAAAGGCCATAAGGCTGATAAGAATGTGCGTCTCATCGTTCTGCCTGCCACCCCGAGTATCTGGAAACAGGCTCTGCGTGAAGGACTTATCGAAATTTTTATGGAATCCGGAGCCATCGTCGGTCCCGCAACCTGCGGTCCCTGTCTCGGCGGTCACATGGGAATCCTCGCCGGCGGTGAAAGAGCTATCGCCACCACTAACCGCAACTTCAAGGGACGTATGGGCAGCCTCCAAAGTGAGGTCTTCCTCTCCAGCCCCGCAGTTGCAGCAGCTTCCGCTATTACCGGTATTATTACTGATCCCGAAGCTCTTTAA
- the leuD gene encoding 3-isopropylmalate dehydratase small subunit (catalyzes the isomerization between 2-isopropylmalate and 3-isopropylmalate in leucine biosynthesis) — translation MSIKGTAHRVGAHIDTDAIIPARFLVTTDPDELGANCMEGLEAGWIKRVKKNDIMVADVNFGCGSSREHAPISILGAGIPVVVAKSFARIFYRNGFNMGLILLEVGDDFEKLGDGDQLEVDAEKGEIKNLTTGETITCAPVPPFMKGILDCGGLVEYVKARLSK, via the coding sequence ATGTCTATTAAAGGTACTGCACACAGAGTCGGGGCGCATATTGATACTGACGCGATCATCCCGGCACGTTTTCTGGTAACTACCGATCCTGATGAGCTTGGCGCCAATTGCATGGAAGGTCTCGAAGCCGGTTGGATCAAGCGCGTTAAGAAAAATGATATCATGGTTGCGGATGTGAACTTCGGTTGCGGCTCTTCCCGTGAACACGCGCCTATTTCCATTCTTGGTGCCGGAATTCCTGTTGTTGTCGCGAAAAGTTTTGCCCGTATTTTCTATCGCAACGGTTTCAACATGGGCCTCATTCTTCTTGAAGTGGGCGATGATTTTGAGAAACTGGGCGATGGCGATCAGCTTGAAGTTGATGCTGAAAAGGGTGAAATCAAGAATCTCACCACCGGCGAAACCATTACCTGCGCTCCGGTTCCCCCGTTTATGAAGGGAATTCTCGACTGCGGCGGACTGGTTGAATACGTGAAAGCCCGTCTTTCCAAATAG
- the leuB gene encoding 3-isopropylmalate dehydrogenase, whose translation MKICVMPGDGIGPEIMEQGIKVLNVIGEKFGHKFEITEALIGGAAIDATGVPLPDETVKACKESDAVLLGAVGGPKWDTIDPAIRPEKGLLGIRKELSLFANLRPAALFPQLKDASILRPDIVAKGIDIMVVRELTGGIYFGEPRGTKEENGERMGYNTMVYYEHEVKRIAKVAFEAAQKRNKKLCSVDKANVLDVSRVWREIVIEVSKDYPDVELSHMYVDNAAMQLVRDPSQFDVIVTGNLFGDILSDEASVITGSIGMLPSASLGASNPGLYEPIHGSAPDIAGENKANPLATILSIAMMLRYSFNMTEEADCIEAAVEKPLSDGLRTGDIMDEGGKLVSCTEMGEAVLKNL comes from the coding sequence ATGAAAATATGCGTAATGCCCGGTGATGGTATCGGGCCTGAAATCATGGAACAAGGCATCAAGGTCTTGAATGTTATCGGCGAAAAATTCGGTCACAAATTCGAAATCACCGAAGCTTTGATCGGTGGTGCTGCCATCGATGCGACCGGTGTTCCGCTTCCTGATGAAACCGTTAAGGCATGTAAAGAGTCCGACGCAGTTCTGCTTGGTGCTGTAGGTGGACCCAAATGGGATACCATTGACCCTGCCATACGTCCTGAAAAGGGTCTGCTTGGTATTCGTAAAGAGCTTTCCCTTTTTGCCAACCTACGTCCTGCTGCATTATTTCCTCAGCTTAAGGATGCAAGTATCCTGCGTCCTGATATTGTTGCAAAGGGCATCGATATCATGGTCGTGCGTGAGTTGACCGGTGGTATTTACTTTGGTGAACCTCGCGGTACCAAGGAAGAAAACGGCGAGCGCATGGGTTACAACACCATGGTTTACTATGAGCATGAAGTAAAACGCATCGCCAAAGTGGCTTTTGAAGCAGCACAGAAGCGCAATAAAAAACTTTGTTCTGTTGATAAAGCTAACGTTTTGGACGTTTCCCGCGTTTGGCGTGAAATTGTGATCGAAGTATCCAAGGATTATCCTGATGTGGAACTCAGCCACATGTACGTCGATAACGCCGCTATGCAGCTTGTGCGTGATCCTTCCCAGTTCGATGTAATTGTGACCGGCAACCTTTTCGGCGACATCCTTTCCGATGAAGCTTCTGTTATCACCGGTTCTATCGGTATGCTTCCTTCCGCATCTCTGGGCGCATCCAATCCCGGTTTGTACGAGCCTATCCATGGTTCCGCTCCGGACATTGCTGGAGAAAACAAGGCCAACCCGCTGGCCACGATTCTTTCCATCGCTATGATGCTGCGCTATTCATTCAATATGACTGAAGAAGCAGATTGCATTGAAGCAGCTGTTGAAAAGCCTCTGTCCGATGGTCTGCGGACAGGCGATATCATGGATGAAGGTGGTAAACTGGTAAGCTGCACCGAAATGGGTGAAGCTGTACTTAAGAATTTGTAA
- a CDS encoding GNAT family N-acetyltransferase produces MIKFKTKRLVLRGWQPSDYAPFARINADQEVMKYFPTPLSEVESNANAEIISSLIDKRGWGFWAVEIPAISSFIGFVGLHIPAVKLPFSPCVEIGWRLDKEFWGHGYATEAANFALEYGFTELDLNEIVSFTATQNKASQAVMERIGMSRDSETFEHPSIPVGNPLREHFLYRLEKAAWIKMQSS; encoded by the coding sequence ATGATTAAATTTAAAACTAAACGGCTTGTTTTACGTGGCTGGCAACCAAGTGATTACGCTCCTTTTGCCCGTATTAATGCAGATCAAGAAGTGATGAAATACTTTCCAACACCGCTTTCTGAAGTAGAAAGTAATGCCAATGCTGAAATAATAAGTAGTTTGATTGATAAGCGAGGTTGGGGATTCTGGGCTGTCGAAATACCGGCTATTTCTTCGTTCATCGGTTTTGTAGGCTTGCATATTCCAGCTGTAAAACTGCCATTTTCGCCGTGTGTTGAGATTGGCTGGCGACTTGATAAAGAGTTTTGGGGACATGGTTATGCCACTGAGGCAGCTAATTTTGCCTTGGAATACGGATTCACTGAGCTTGACCTGAATGAGATTGTTTCCTTTACTGCCACGCAAAATAAAGCGTCACAAGCAGTAATGGAAAGAATCGGTATGAGTCGTGATAGTGAAACCTTTGAGCATCCGTCGATCCCTGTGGGTAATCCTTTACGCGAGCATTTTCTTTATCGATTAGAGAAGGCCGCATGGATCAAAATGCAGAGCTCATAA